In Nitrospirota bacterium, one genomic interval encodes:
- a CDS encoding PIN domain-containing protein: protein MPTGNLAILDTSVYIENFRTGRFSLGLLRSPWIIRCSAVVLHELRRGARADLELQFVSDLAKNVRIITPSERHWIESGEIISLISKKNGFGPAKMRELAFDVLIALSAREIGATLITCNRRDFTEIRKHKVFSVLYW from the coding sequence TTGCCGACCGGTAATCTGGCCATTCTGGATACGTCGGTTTATATTGAAAATTTTAGAACCGGACGTTTTTCACTCGGACTGCTTCGATCTCCATGGATCATCCGGTGTTCTGCTGTTGTTCTACATGAATTGCGTCGAGGGGCAAGAGCGGATCTAGAACTCCAATTTGTATCAGATTTGGCTAAAAACGTGCGTATCATTACCCCTTCGGAGCGTCATTGGATAGAGTCTGGCGAAATCATTTCCCTTATTAGCAAGAAAAATGGTTTTGGTCCGGCTAAGATGCGAGAGTTGGCCTTTGATGTCTTGATCGCCCTATCTGCCAGAGAGATTGGGGCCACATTAATTACTTGTAATCGGCGAGATTTTACGGAGATCCGCAAACATAAGGTTTTTAGTGTCTTGTATTGGTGA